TATTATCTAATTTAGGTGTGGCAACAAACGTTCCCCTGCCTTGCTGGGCATAGACCATACCTGCCGACACTAATTCTGCAATCGCTCTTCGCACCGTCATGCGGCTGATTTCGAACCGGGAAGAGATTTCATGCTCAGTGGGCAGACATTCCCCCGGTTTGAGATCCCCTCTCCGGATTTGTCCTTCGATGAGCTTATAAAGCTGATAATAGATGGGAATCACTGAATTCTTGTCGATCATTTCTGTTTGAATCACCAAAAACACCTATTTCTAACTGTAATTGTCTATACAATTGAACTTTTGGCTAATTCTAGCATGCCCCTTTCTGGGTGTCAACAGGTCATTGACGGGGTGTTGACAGTGCCGGTTACCCTCTCTACTCTATCCTGAAAAATGGAACCCGAAAGCCCCAAAACAGTCTAAAGTACCCGTGGACCCGAAAGTAAGGGCAGATTCGTCCATAGAAGCGAACCCATTGCATGGAGAGGCGGTAAAGCCCACAAGACGGCGCGGGTGAACGGAGCCACAGGTTAACATCAGGTACTACCCGGAGGTTTGGCGGAGTCCCGCGCCGGCGAGTGGGCGAGCCTCGGAATGCTGCGGTGAGCGGATATGGCGAAGCTGCCCGACCCCGGGAGCACTCATTTTCATCGTCTGATGGTACAGCGGAAGGGCATGGGTGTCCACCCTGTTTTTCACCCAAAAAGTAAAACATCCCCACTCCACTGTTAATGGTGAAGGAGGATGTTAAGCTCAACTAAAACTCACAGAAATTTGCCGTCCTGGGGAATGCGATGACATCCCGGATATTAGACATTCCTGTCAAATACATGATCATCCGTTCAAAACCCAAACCATACCCGGCATGGTTTACGCCGCCATAGCGCCTAAGGTCCAGATACCACCAATAGTCTTCTGCACTTAAACCCAATTCCTGCATACGGCTTTCTAAAACATCTAAGCGCTCTTCACGCTGGCTGCCGCCGATAATCTCACCCACCCCGGGAACAAGGAGATCCATGGCTGCTACCGTTTTCTGATCTTCATTTAAGCGCATATAGAATGCTTTAATATCTTTCGGATAATCCGTAACAAAAACCGGTTTTTGGAAAATCGTCTCAGTAAGGTAACGTTCATGCTCAGTCTGCAAATCCATTCCCCAGCGTACAGGATACTCGAATTTTGCCTTCTCTTTTTCCTTTTCCAGGATTTCTACAGCTTCAGTATAAGTAGTGCGGACAAAGTCTGAGGTTAGAATATTCTCTAGACGTTTAAACAAAGACTTATCCACAAAATTATTGAAGAAGGCCATCTCCTCAGGGGCGTTGTCTAAAGCATACTGAATGAGATATTTCATCATTTCTTCCGCTAAATTCATGTCGTCCGCAAGGTTAGCGAAAGCAATCTCCGGCTCAATCATCCAAAACTCTGCGGCATGCCGGGCGGTATTAGAGTTTTCAGCCCGGAAGGTTGGTCCAAAAGTGTAAACATTGCGAAAGGCCATACAATAGGTTTCAACATTAAGCTGACCGCTTACAGTCAGGCTGGTAACCCGCCCAAAAAAATCTTTGCTGTAGTCCACATTCCCTTCCTCATCTTTAGGAGGCTGAGCTAAATCTAAGGCTGTGACCTTGAACATTTCTCCGGCACCTTCAGCATCGCTCCCCGTGATGATTGGAGTATGTACATAAACAAATCCCTTTTCCTGAAAAAACTTGTGAATAGCATAGGCTATCACCGACCTCAAGCGAAAGACAGCAGCAAAGGTATTGGTACGGGGGCGCAGGTGGGCAATGGTGCGCAAGTACTCGAAGGTATGCCGTTTCTTTTGAAGGGGGTAATCCGCAGCTGCTATGGAAAGAATCTCAATGGTTTCAGCCTTTAACTCAAAGGGCTGTTTTGCTCCCGGTGAAGGAACAAGCTCTCCTTGAACGCGGATGGCAGAACTGATTGAGAGCTTGCCAACTTCAGCAAAGTTTTCGAGACTTTCTTCAAAAACCACTTGGATGTTCTGAAAGAAGCTCCCGTCATTAATTTCTATAAAACCAAAGGCTTTAGAAGTACGCAGGGTGCGGACCCAACCGGATATTTCTACTTTCTGGTTAAGAAACCGATTTGTCTCTCTGTAAATTTCTTTGACAGTTGCCAATTGCATTAAGCCTTCCTCCTGAAAGTCTGTTGTTACATGTCATTATTTCCTAATTCTTAATTATACCTGATCTAGATTCTAACATCAAATTTTGAATCTCTGGCTTTGATTCTTTAATGCTTCCATTAAAGCTACTAACTCTCCAATATTCTCAACAATCGTACGGATTGTCCCACTCACGGCATCCATTGATGCCGCCATTTCCTCTATTGCTGATGCATCTTCTTGGCACATACCTGAGATTTCAGAAACCGACTTGTCTATAACTCCAACCATCTGCACAACTTGCTGAACTTCACCTTCCATTTCCCCAAGAAGCTGAGCAGTTGATTGAGTACCTTGTGATATGTCCGTAAATTGCCTTAGGGCTTGTTCTCCAATCTCTATCTGGTCTTGAATCAAATGCCCTGCTTCTTCCGATACTTGGGCCGACTTTTCGGCATTAAGAGCCACTTGGTCGATTAACCCGGCAATCTTAGCGGCGCTTTCTTTCGATCCTTCAGCCAATTTACGGACTTCTTCAGCTACTACAGCAAACCCTCGCCCTGTTTCACCGGCTCGAGCAGCCTCGATGGCAGCGTTAAGAGCCAATAAATTCGTTTGCTCTGAAATTCCGGTAATGATTTGCGTAATTCCCCGAATGTCCCTCGTCTGTTCTTTAAGGATTTGACTCTCTGTTTGAATTTCTTCCACTTTTTTGGCAAAGGTCTGCATTTTAGCTGCCAGCTTGTTCATAATCCCCTCTCCGCTGGCTGTCCGATTGGTGACATCCTCCGTACCGGCTAGGATTCCCTCCATATGTTGCGCCAAGGCTTGAACACTTTGATTGATTCCTTCACTTTGCGCACTCATCTCACCCGTTCGATAGGCAATAGTCTGTGCTCCATTAGCGACCTGACTGACGCTCTTGCCTATTTGCTCAGTGCCTTGTGAAGTTTCATCGATGGCTGCGGAAATCTCTTTAGTTGAATTCTCCACCTGCCCTATTGCTTGATTGATGGATATTAGTATTTCTTTGGTGTTTCCCAGCATACTTTTCATAGCCAGGGCCAGGGTTTCCAACTCTCCGTACCATTTTGTCTGAATATCAATGCTTAAATTTCCTGTCGCCAGTACACCTGCATCATTGGTTAGCTGAAGGATAGGACTGGTTAGACTTAAAGAGACAAAATAACCTGCTGCTATTCCCAGGACCAAGACGCCTAAGCCTGCCAGCAAGATAGAACGTTTTAAGGCGCTAAGTTGTTGTACTATTTTTTCCCGGGAAACTACGGTTTTTATGTACCCCTTTATTTCGCCGCGATAATCTCGAAAAGGAATGAGGGAGACACTGAACCTGCCGTCTTCACTCTCTGTAAATTGAGCGTCCCCATTCTTGAGAGCTTTAAGCATACTTTCTGAAACAGGATAAGAATCTGAACCTGTACCCGCCAATAATCCGCCATTGTTCTTCACCTTCTCAATTTGTGAGGCTGAAAAATCAAGAAGATAGATGTAATAATCACCTGGTTTTTTCTTTTGTAAAGCTTTTAGAAAATCTTCGCCAAAGTCCATACCATATTCTGCAGTACCAACCCATTGATCTTGATACTGAATCGGTACTACTACTCGAAATCCATAGCCTTCAACCCCTTCTTCCAGCCCTTCCACAATTCTATGTTCTTTATTGGCTGTCACCACCGTAGGCCGAATACTGGAAAGGTCATCCCCTAATTTCTTTGGAGCATGGGCGCGGTAGAAAGAAACAGCCGGAGAGAGGTGAAACTGAAGTTGGCTGAAGCCTTCCTTTTTTATCTCATCAAAAACAGGTTGAACAAGACGTGCTACCTCTGCCCGGTCTCGTTGGGCAAAGGCCTGGGCAACCTCAGGATTTTTGGTTAGGGACAGCACCGAGGACCTGGCTCGATTTAAGCGATTGGTAAATTCATCGTCTATCCCTTGCTCCACAAGCTTTTCTGTTTGAACTTCACTGGTTCTAAGGAGCTTTTTGGCATTCCAAAAACTTATTCCGGATATAGCTGTTACAACGAGAATAACAACTAGACTGGTAACCACTGTAATTCGAGTTTTAATAGACATGGAACCAATTTTCTTCTTGGTCGGCATAGAAAATCTCCCCTGTTCATTAGTAGATTTTGCATGAGCTCAAAATAGTTGCGGACATAAATTAACCTCGAAGAGAACATAACTCTCCGAGGCCTATGCTTAAGCCTTTTATCTCATCACCAGCAATAATAAGCCAACCCCTTTCGAAAACCGACATTATAATTCAAAATTTTTAGTTAAAAGTATAATACACTTAGAACATCAAAATTAAATGCAATAGAAATGACAAAAACTATGTCTTTTAAAAGACATAGTTTTTGTCATGACTTATCATATCCTTGGTCTTGGCAAAGCAGCTCTTTCAGCCTTTCCTCGTTTAAATCTTCTTCTGAATAAATTGGGATATTGTGTTCCTTCAGCAGAGCGGCTGTGACGCCCTGACCGGGAATTCTGGAGTGGCTAAAGCTGCCGTCATAAATATGGTTAACTCCGCAGGAAGGGCTTCTTTCCTTGAGAATGGCTGCGGATACCTTAAACATTTTAACGAGTTTAAGAGTTTCCTGAGCCCCTCTGATAAAATAACCGGTAACCGCTTCCCCCTGTTCTCCTTTAATAAGGCTTCTTCCTCTCAGAACCTCCTGACCGGTTCCCTGAATAATCTCTACGGGTTCCCTGGGAGTAGGCAAACCGCCCAACTGTTCCGGACAGACAGGGATAAATCTTCCCCATAAGCAGTATTTCTGC
This Desulfosporosinus orientis DSM 765 DNA region includes the following protein-coding sequences:
- the asnS gene encoding asparagine--tRNA ligase — protein: MQLATVKEIYRETNRFLNQKVEISGWVRTLRTSKAFGFIEINDGSFFQNIQVVFEESLENFAEVGKLSISSAIRVQGELVPSPGAKQPFELKAETIEILSIAAADYPLQKKRHTFEYLRTIAHLRPRTNTFAAVFRLRSVIAYAIHKFFQEKGFVYVHTPIITGSDAEGAGEMFKVTALDLAQPPKDEEGNVDYSKDFFGRVTSLTVSGQLNVETYCMAFRNVYTFGPTFRAENSNTARHAAEFWMIEPEIAFANLADDMNLAEEMMKYLIQYALDNAPEEMAFFNNFVDKSLFKRLENILTSDFVRTTYTEAVEILEKEKEKAKFEYPVRWGMDLQTEHERYLTETIFQKPVFVTDYPKDIKAFYMRLNEDQKTVAAMDLLVPGVGEIIGGSQREERLDVLESRMQELGLSAEDYWWYLDLRRYGGVNHAGYGLGFERMIMYLTGMSNIRDVIAFPRTANFCEF
- a CDS encoding methyl-accepting chemotaxis protein, whose product is MPTKKKIGSMSIKTRITVVTSLVVILVVTAISGISFWNAKKLLRTSEVQTEKLVEQGIDDEFTNRLNRARSSVLSLTKNPEVAQAFAQRDRAEVARLVQPVFDEIKKEGFSQLQFHLSPAVSFYRAHAPKKLGDDLSSIRPTVVTANKEHRIVEGLEEGVEGYGFRVVVPIQYQDQWVGTAEYGMDFGEDFLKALQKKKPGDYYIYLLDFSASQIEKVKNNGGLLAGTGSDSYPVSESMLKALKNGDAQFTESEDGRFSVSLIPFRDYRGEIKGYIKTVVSREKIVQQLSALKRSILLAGLGVLVLGIAAGYFVSLSLTSPILQLTNDAGVLATGNLSIDIQTKWYGELETLALAMKSMLGNTKEILISINQAIGQVENSTKEISAAIDETSQGTEQIGKSVSQVANGAQTIAYRTGEMSAQSEGINQSVQALAQHMEGILAGTEDVTNRTASGEGIMNKLAAKMQTFAKKVEEIQTESQILKEQTRDIRGITQIITGISEQTNLLALNAAIEAARAGETGRGFAVVAEEVRKLAEGSKESAAKIAGLIDQVALNAEKSAQVSEEAGHLIQDQIEIGEQALRQFTDISQGTQSTAQLLGEMEGEVQQVVQMVGVIDKSVSEISGMCQEDASAIEEMAASMDAVSGTIRTIVENIGELVALMEALKNQSQRFKI
- a CDS encoding DUF523 domain-containing protein, which codes for MILVSACLLGLNTKYNGESNAHSLLQKYCLWGRFIPVCPEQLGGLPTPREPVEIIQGTGQEVLRGRSLIKGEQGEAVTGYFIRGAQETLKLVKMFKVSAAILKERSPSCGVNHIYDGSFSHSRIPGQGVTAALLKEHNIPIYSEEDLNEERLKELLCQDQGYDKS